A section of the Flavobacterium sp. CG_23.5 genome encodes:
- the pheS gene encoding phenylalanine--tRNA ligase subunit alpha produces the protein MIDKIKEYIGEAQAFTTQNTAELETFRIKFLGSKGLLKELFAEFKNVPNDQKKEFGQVINLLKTSAEEKVKTIQESLESKEESKGFYGDLTRSSEPITIGSRHPISLVKNQIIDIFSNIGFNVSEGPEIEDDWHNFTALNLPEYHPARDMQDTFFIQTNPDILLRTHTSSVQVRYMENNKPPIRTISPGRVFRNEAVSSRSHCIFHQVEGLYIDKDVSFADLKQTLLYFTKEMFGKSKIRLRPSYFPFTEPSAEVDIYWGLKTETDYRITKGTGWLEIMGCGMVDPNVLKNCGINPDEYNGFAFGMGIERIAMLLYQIGDIRMFYENDVRFLEQFKSSI, from the coding sequence ATGATAGACAAGATAAAAGAATATATCGGCGAAGCACAAGCTTTTACAACACAAAATACTGCAGAATTAGAAACATTCCGAATCAAATTCTTAGGAAGCAAAGGACTTTTAAAAGAACTTTTTGCCGAATTTAAGAATGTTCCTAATGACCAGAAAAAAGAATTTGGACAGGTAATTAACTTGCTAAAAACATCTGCCGAAGAAAAAGTAAAAACCATCCAGGAATCTTTAGAAAGTAAAGAAGAAAGTAAAGGGTTTTATGGCGATTTAACGCGTTCTTCTGAGCCGATAACCATTGGTTCCCGTCACCCCATTTCATTGGTAAAAAACCAAATCATAGATATCTTTTCAAACATTGGTTTTAACGTTTCTGAAGGTCCGGAAATTGAAGACGATTGGCATAATTTCACCGCATTAAACTTACCGGAATACCATCCGGCGCGTGACATGCAGGACACGTTTTTCATACAAACAAATCCCGATATTTTGTTGCGCACGCACACTTCATCCGTACAAGTACGTTACATGGAGAACAACAAACCGCCTATTCGAACGATTTCTCCGGGAAGAGTTTTCCGTAATGAAGCCGTATCGTCCCGTTCGCACTGTATTTTTCATCAAGTGGAAGGATTATACATCGATAAAGACGTTTCTTTTGCTGATTTGAAACAAACGCTTTTGTATTTCACCAAAGAGATGTTCGGAAAATCAAAAATCCGTTTACGCCCATCTTACTTTCCATTTACGGAACCAAGCGCTGAGGTTGATATTTATTGGGGACTAAAAACCGAAACCGATTACAGAATCACCAAAGGAACCGGTTGGTTAGAAATCATGGGTTGTGGAATGGTCGATCCAAATGTTTTGAAAAACTGTGGCATCAATCCTGATGAATACAATGGTTTTGCATTCGGAATGGGAATCGAAAGAATCGCAATGTTGCTATATCAAATCGGCGATATCCGTATGTTCTACGAAAATGACGTTCGTTTCCTTGAGCAATTCAAATCAAGTATATAA
- a CDS encoding NAD(P)H-dependent glycerol-3-phosphate dehydrogenase yields the protein MAESIKFAVIGGGSWATAIAKMLCVNLSEISWYMRNDAAIEHIKTYKHNPNYLSSVEFDTKKLKLTNDINEAVAYADYIIFAIPSAFLNAELEKLTVSLKDKIIFSAIKGIVPETSLIVGEHFHVQYDIPYYNIGVITGPCHAEEVAMERLSYLTIACGDEEKAKVVAKNLSGNYIKTKITDDIIGTEYAAMLKNIYAIAAGMAHGLGYGDNFQSVLMSNGIREMKKFIKKVHKMKRNINDSAYLGDLLVTGYSIFSRNRMFGNMIGKGYTVKAAMMEMSMVAEGYYAVKSAYKLNQGYGAKTPIIDAVYAILYEGQDAKSVFKKLTDKLD from the coding sequence ATGGCCGAAAGTATAAAATTCGCAGTGATTGGTGGTGGAAGTTGGGCAACAGCGATTGCAAAAATGTTGTGTGTAAATCTTTCAGAAATTTCGTGGTACATGCGCAATGATGCTGCTATTGAACACATTAAAACCTACAAACACAATCCAAATTACTTAAGTTCAGTTGAATTTGACACCAAAAAACTTAAACTTACTAATGATATAAATGAGGCTGTAGCTTACGCTGATTATATCATTTTTGCTATTCCGTCGGCATTTTTAAATGCAGAATTGGAAAAACTAACCGTTTCTTTGAAGGATAAGATTATTTTTTCAGCGATTAAAGGAATTGTTCCTGAAACAAGTTTGATCGTGGGCGAGCATTTTCATGTACAATATGACATTCCTTATTATAACATTGGCGTTATTACTGGACCTTGTCACGCAGAAGAAGTGGCTATGGAGCGATTATCTTATCTTACCATAGCTTGCGGTGATGAAGAAAAAGCAAAAGTTGTGGCTAAAAATCTATCAGGAAATTACATAAAAACCAAGATCACTGACGATATTATAGGAACGGAATACGCAGCCATGTTAAAAAACATTTATGCTATTGCAGCAGGAATGGCACATGGTCTGGGTTATGGCGACAATTTCCAATCGGTATTGATGAGTAATGGAATTCGCGAGATGAAAAAATTCATTAAGAAAGTCCATAAAATGAAACGTAACATTAATGATTCGGCTTATTTAGGCGATTTATTGGTAACGGGTTATTCCATTTTCTCCAGAAATAGAATGTTTGGGAATATGATTGGTAAAGGGTATACCGTGAAAGCGGCGATGATGGAAATGAGCATGGTTGCCGAAGGATATTATGCCGTAAAAAGCGCTTATAAACTCAATCAGGGTTATGGCGCCAAAACTCCAATTATAGATGCCGTTTACGCTATTTTATATGAGGGTCAGGATGCGAAATCTGTGTTTAAAAAACTGACTGACAAACTGGATTAA
- a CDS encoding iron-containing alcohol dehydrogenase yields MLNFELYNPTNLVFGKGQIEKLSTLVPKGAKILLAYGGGSIFKNGIHEQVLNNLKGFEIVEFSGIEANPHFETLMKAVAIVKEQKIDFILAVGGGSVIDGTKFISAAAHFEGNPMDILQKRLLIKDLSKVIPFGTILTLPATGSEMNSGAVVTIEATQEKLAFGGSALFPKFSICDPTVIASLPKRQLQNGVVDAYTHVLEQYLTYPHEGYLQDRFAEGILQTLIQVGPEVVRNPTDYALASNFMWSCTMALNGLIQKGVPQDWATHMIGHELTALYGIDHARTLAVVGPNLYRVMFETKKGKLAQYGKRIFNLTGTDDEIAKEAINKTVEFFHTMGMDTKLSDYTKDFEKTADFIVNRFEQREWKALGEKQNVTLEKVKEIVEMSY; encoded by the coding sequence ATGTTAAATTTCGAATTATACAATCCTACCAACTTGGTTTTTGGGAAAGGGCAGATTGAAAAATTATCGACTTTAGTTCCAAAAGGAGCAAAAATATTATTGGCGTATGGTGGTGGAAGCATTTTTAAAAATGGAATCCACGAACAAGTACTTAATAATTTAAAAGGTTTTGAAATCGTGGAATTTAGCGGAATCGAAGCAAATCCTCATTTTGAAACATTAATGAAAGCGGTAGCAATTGTTAAGGAACAAAAAATTGATTTTATCCTTGCTGTTGGTGGTGGTTCTGTAATTGACGGTACGAAATTCATTTCGGCAGCTGCTCATTTTGAGGGTAATCCAATGGATATTCTTCAAAAAAGATTGTTGATTAAAGACCTATCTAAAGTGATTCCGTTTGGAACAATTCTAACTTTACCGGCAACGGGGAGCGAAATGAACTCTGGAGCGGTTGTAACTATTGAAGCGACACAAGAAAAATTAGCGTTTGGCGGAAGTGCTTTGTTTCCGAAATTCTCGATTTGTGATCCAACAGTTATTGCTTCGTTACCAAAAAGACAATTGCAAAATGGTGTTGTTGATGCTTACACACATGTTTTAGAACAGTACTTGACTTATCCGCATGAAGGTTATCTTCAGGATCGATTTGCTGAAGGAATTCTACAAACTTTGATCCAAGTAGGTCCAGAAGTGGTGAGAAACCCAACAGATTATGCTTTAGCTTCTAATTTTATGTGGAGTTGTACCATGGCTTTAAATGGATTAATCCAAAAAGGAGTTCCTCAAGATTGGGCAACACATATGATTGGTCATGAACTAACGGCTTTATACGGAATCGACCACGCCAGAACTTTAGCAGTAGTTGGACCGAACTTATACCGAGTAATGTTTGAAACCAAAAAAGGAAAATTAGCACAATACGGAAAACGTATTTTTAATTTAACTGGAACTGACGATGAAATCGCTAAAGAGGCAATCAATAAAACAGTTGAATTTTTCCATACCATGGGAATGGATACTAAATTATCAGACTACACAAAAGACTTTGAAAAAACAGCTGATTTTATTGTAAATCGTTTTGAACAAAGAGAATGGAAAGCTTTAGGTGAAAAACAGAATGTCACTTTAGAAAAAGTAAAAGAAATTGTGGAAATGAGTTATTAA
- a CDS encoding type 1 glutamine amidotransferase domain-containing protein yields MKKIALFTIITLTVSCITATAQKQNKKVMKKVLFVLTSHDKLGNTGEKTGYWTEEFAAPYYELADKGVLIDIATPLGGQPPIDPKSEDPSAATEDTKRLDKDTAVLAKLKDTKKLADVNQADYDAVFYPGGHGPLWDLAEDKNSIALIESFYTNKKPVAFVCHSPGALKNVKVNGEFLVKGKKVTGFSNTEEEAVGLTKVVPFLLEDALQSNGATYSKIGDWQPYAVEDGLLITGQNPASSKLVAEKLLLQLNSKK; encoded by the coding sequence ATGAAAAAAATTGCATTATTTACCATTATAACATTAACCGTAAGTTGTATCACTGCAACTGCACAGAAACAAAATAAAAAAGTTATGAAAAAAGTATTATTTGTTCTTACCAGTCACGATAAACTAGGTAACACAGGGGAAAAAACAGGATATTGGACAGAAGAATTTGCAGCTCCATATTACGAACTAGCCGATAAAGGAGTTTTGATTGATATTGCAACTCCACTAGGAGGACAACCTCCAATCGATCCAAAAAGCGAAGATCCATCTGCAGCAACAGAAGACACAAAAAGATTGGATAAAGACACAGCAGTTCTTGCTAAACTGAAAGACACAAAAAAATTAGCTGATGTCAATCAAGCTGATTACGATGCTGTTTTTTATCCTGGAGGTCATGGACCACTTTGGGATTTAGCCGAGGATAAAAACTCAATCGCATTAATTGAATCTTTTTATACTAACAAAAAACCAGTGGCTTTTGTTTGTCATTCCCCAGGAGCGCTTAAAAATGTAAAAGTAAATGGCGAATTCTTAGTAAAAGGTAAAAAAGTAACTGGTTTTTCTAATACAGAAGAAGAAGCAGTTGGATTAACTAAAGTTGTTCCGTTTTTATTAGAAGATGCATTACAATCGAATGGGGCGACTTATTCAAAAATAGGAGATTGGCAGCCTTATGCAGTTGAAGATGGTTTATTGATCACCGGTCAAAATCCAGCTTCCTCTAAATTAGTAGCTGAGAAATTATTACTACAATTAAATTCAAAAAAATAA
- a CDS encoding LysR family transcriptional regulator — MFIQIYGEYVISKNNLNYVCDKYIYIMVNLEWYRTFKSVYKNGNFSLAAKELFISQPAVSQQISMLEAHVGYKLFNRKSKGVEPTEYAKLLNNLIIEALDRLENVENGFRAKAFNANRLISIGISKHFMISLGSALLSKFEFIDFSFHENDTLFELVDSKKLDFAIVTKQYDTFDTIQKKVGEIKQIIVGSSNIDASELKTKIRSKDFVAIEQWLNEQKWFSYDARIPHIKLFWLHVFNKKRPSMVPNYIIPSEYEMINILAENTGIAVVWDINAQPFIRDKKIQLLWNSKQMPTTEVFLLSGKNDNLSAIFEKIEVELKDTLK; from the coding sequence ATGTTTATACAAATTTACGGCGAATATGTTATTAGTAAAAATAATTTAAATTATGTTTGTGATAAATATATTTATATCATGGTCAATTTGGAATGGTACAGAACATTTAAATCAGTTTATAAAAATGGAAATTTTTCTTTGGCAGCCAAAGAACTTTTTATTAGTCAACCTGCTGTTAGTCAGCAAATATCAATGTTGGAAGCGCATGTAGGTTATAAACTTTTCAATCGAAAGTCTAAAGGCGTTGAACCAACGGAATACGCTAAGTTACTAAATAATTTAATCATTGAGGCATTAGACCGATTAGAAAATGTAGAAAACGGTTTTCGGGCCAAAGCGTTCAATGCCAACAGATTAATTTCTATCGGAATCTCCAAACATTTCATGATTAGCTTAGGAAGTGCCTTGCTTTCAAAATTTGAATTTATAGATTTCAGTTTTCATGAAAACGATACGCTTTTTGAATTGGTCGATTCTAAAAAACTCGATTTTGCCATAGTTACTAAACAATACGACACTTTTGACACCATTCAAAAAAAAGTCGGTGAAATCAAACAAATTATCGTGGGTTCTAGCAATATTGATGCTTCGGAATTAAAAACAAAAATCAGAAGTAAAGATTTTGTAGCCATCGAACAATGGTTAAACGAACAAAAATGGTTTAGTTATGATGCCAGAATTCCGCATATCAAATTATTTTGGCTGCATGTGTTTAACAAAAAAAGACCTTCGATGGTTCCAAATTATATTATTCCTTCTGAATACGAAATGATAAACATACTTGCTGAAAATACAGGAATTGCAGTTGTTTGGGATATTAATGCACAACCTTTTATTCGAGATAAAAAAATACAATTGTTGTGGAACAGCAAGCAAATGCCTACCACGGAAGTTTTCCTATTATCTGGTAAAAATGATAATTTAAGTGCGATTTTCGAAAAAATTGAAGTGGAATTAAAAGATACTTTGAAATAG
- the nadD gene encoding nicotinate (nicotinamide) nucleotide adenylyltransferase: MKIGLYFGTFNPIHVGHLIIANHMAEHADLDQVWMVVTPHNPLKKKSTLLDDYHRLQMVYLATEDFPKIKPSDIEFKLSQPNYTVNTLVHLQEKYPNYEFSLIMGEDNLRSLHKWKNYEAILANYDIYVYPRLDAKVRKGEAISLETENLEFRNHKRVHMIDAPVVEISSTFIRENIKNGKNIQPLLPNKVWEYIDHNNFYRR, translated from the coding sequence ATGAAAATAGGACTTTATTTCGGAACGTTTAACCCCATTCATGTTGGGCATCTCATTATTGCCAATCACATGGCAGAGCATGCGGATTTAGACCAAGTCTGGATGGTGGTTACGCCGCACAATCCTTTGAAGAAAAAAAGTACTTTGCTCGACGATTACCACCGTTTACAAATGGTCTATCTTGCCACAGAAGATTTCCCGAAAATTAAACCTTCGGACATTGAATTTAAGTTATCGCAACCTAATTATACGGTGAATACATTAGTTCATTTGCAGGAGAAATATCCCAATTATGAATTTTCCTTGATCATGGGCGAAGACAATCTGAGGTCGTTGCACAAATGGAAAAACTACGAAGCTATTTTAGCCAATTACGATATTTATGTTTATCCTAGACTCGACGCCAAAGTACGAAAAGGTGAAGCAATATCATTGGAAACAGAAAATTTGGAATTCAGAAACCATAAGAGAGTTCACATGATTGATGCTCCTGTTGTAGAGATATCATCCACTTTCATTAGAGAAAACATTAAAAACGGGAAAAATATTCAGCCGCTTTTACCTAATAAAGTTTGGGAATATATTGACCATAATAATTTTTACAGGAGGTAA
- the gmk gene encoding guanylate kinase: MSTGGKLIVFSAPSGSGKTTIVRHLLEKEDLNLEFSISAASRESRGEEVNGKDYYFMSTEEFKKHIKNEDFLEWEEVYRDNFYGTLKSEVERIWAKGKNVIFDIDVSGGLRIKHKFPDETLAVFVKPPSIDELKIRLKKRSTESDDKINMRIAKASVELATAPQFDVVIKNYDLDIALEEAYQLVKNFVKE; this comes from the coding sequence ATGAGCACAGGAGGAAAATTAATAGTGTTTTCGGCACCTTCGGGGTCTGGAAAAACGACCATCGTTAGGCATTTATTAGAAAAAGAAGATTTGAATCTGGAATTTTCGATTTCGGCAGCATCGCGCGAATCGCGAGGTGAAGAGGTAAACGGAAAAGATTATTATTTCATGTCTACCGAAGAGTTCAAAAAACACATCAAGAACGAAGACTTTCTGGAATGGGAAGAAGTGTACCGCGATAACTTTTACGGAACGCTAAAAAGTGAAGTGGAACGCATCTGGGCCAAAGGAAAAAATGTAATTTTTGATATTGATGTATCTGGCGGATTGCGAATTAAACACAAATTTCCTGATGAAACGTTAGCCGTTTTCGTTAAACCACCAAGCATTGATGAATTGAAAATTCGTTTGAAAAAACGCTCTACTGAAAGTGACGATAAAATCAACATGCGAATTGCTAAAGCCTCTGTTGAATTGGCAACTGCCCCTCAGTTTGATGTTGTCATAAAAAACTACGATTTGGACATTGCTTTAGAAGAAGCCTATCAATTGGTGAAAAACTTTGTGAAAGAATAA
- a CDS encoding YicC/YloC family endoribonuclease, translating to MIQSMTGFGKATLQLPTKKITVEVKSLNSKGLDLNVRMPSLYREMELGLRNQIALKLERGKVDFSIFIESTAEQTSTKVNVPIVKGYINQLREVYADADETELMKMAIRMPDTMKIERDEIDENDWIQIQTVIEEALQNILTFRRDEGMSLEKEFQLRIGNIRQYMTEALALDPERVQAIKDRLQTAISELKVNVDENRFEQELIYYLEKLDITEEKVRLTNHLDYFLETINGTEANGRKLGFITQEMGREINTMGSKSNHAQMQKLVVQMKDELEKIKEQVLNVL from the coding sequence ATGATACAATCAATGACGGGTTTTGGGAAAGCAACTTTGCAATTACCAACCAAAAAAATCACAGTAGAAGTAAAATCCTTAAACAGTAAAGGTTTGGATTTGAATGTGCGAATGCCTTCACTGTACCGCGAAATGGAATTGGGTTTAAGAAACCAAATAGCCTTAAAACTGGAAAGAGGAAAAGTAGATTTTTCTATTTTTATCGAAAGTACCGCGGAACAAACTTCTACGAAAGTGAATGTGCCTATTGTAAAAGGCTATATCAATCAGTTGAGAGAGGTATATGCTGACGCTGATGAAACCGAATTGATGAAAATGGCAATTCGCATGCCGGATACCATGAAAATAGAACGTGATGAAATCGATGAAAACGATTGGATACAAATCCAAACCGTTATCGAAGAAGCGTTGCAAAACATCTTGACTTTTAGAAGAGATGAAGGAATGTCATTAGAAAAAGAATTTCAATTGCGAATTGGCAACATTCGTCAATATATGACGGAAGCTTTAGCTCTTGATCCAGAACGCGTTCAAGCGATAAAAGACCGTTTGCAAACTGCAATCTCAGAACTTAAAGTGAATGTAGATGAAAATCGTTTCGAACAAGAACTGATTTATTATTTAGAAAAATTAGACATCACTGAGGAAAAAGTGCGTTTGACGAATCACTTGGATTATTTCTTGGAAACCATCAATGGAACCGAAGCCAATGGTAGAAAATTAGGTTTTATAACCCAAGAAATGGGACGTGAAATCAACACTATGGGTTCTAAATCCAACCATGCACAAATGCAGAAGTTAGTCGTTCAGATGAAAGACGAATTGGAAAAAATCAAAGAACAGGTTTTGAATGTTTTATAA
- a CDS encoding DMT family transporter has translation MSRRNLALLGATLVSLIYGVTFTIAKDVMPLYIDAYGFILLRAGGSMILFWLVWLFMPKEKITLNDFPRIIAAAFFGVAFNMLTFFKGLSLTSPISAAVIMVSTPMIVLALSAIIMKERMKNRMVLGIVLGLIGTAFLILYGKSIGSATNAGLGNFLVLVNAISYGFYLIIVKKLMDKYNAFTFVKWIYLFGFIMVLPFGWSQFDAVDWAIVPTVIGWKIAFVVVFSTFLTYLLNLLSMKELKPTTVAVFIYLQPLFATIFAISLGKDELSWVKIVSAVLIFAGVYLVSSPQSPANEGRLDVKTETATEN, from the coding sequence ATGTCAAGAAGAAATCTCGCGCTGCTTGGCGCCACATTAGTTTCCTTGATTTATGGCGTTACGTTTACTATCGCCAAAGATGTGATGCCATTGTATATTGACGCCTACGGCTTTATCCTATTACGTGCTGGTGGTTCCATGATTTTGTTTTGGCTGGTTTGGCTTTTTATGCCAAAAGAAAAAATAACACTCAATGATTTTCCTCGAATTATTGCCGCTGCATTCTTTGGTGTGGCTTTTAATATGCTTACTTTTTTCAAAGGGTTAAGCCTTACTTCTCCTATTAGCGCTGCGGTAATTATGGTTTCAACACCAATGATTGTTTTAGCGCTTTCGGCAATTATCATGAAAGAACGCATGAAAAACCGTATGGTTTTGGGAATCGTTCTTGGCTTAATAGGAACGGCTTTTCTTATTCTTTATGGAAAATCCATCGGCAGCGCCACCAATGCAGGTTTGGGAAATTTCCTGGTTTTGGTCAACGCTATTTCCTATGGATTTTACCTGATTATCGTCAAGAAATTAATGGATAAATACAATGCATTTACCTTTGTGAAATGGATTTATTTATTCGGATTTATTATGGTTTTACCTTTTGGCTGGAGCCAATTTGATGCTGTAGATTGGGCAATAGTCCCAACAGTTATTGGCTGGAAAATAGCATTCGTAGTAGTTTTTTCTACCTTTCTGACCTATCTGCTCAATTTGCTTTCGATGAAAGAATTAAAACCAACGACTGTTGCCGTTTTTATTTATTTACAACCGCTCTTCGCAACTATTTTTGCGATAAGCTTGGGCAAAGACGAATTGAGTTGGGTGAAAATTGTTTCGGCTGTTTTAATATTCGCGGGAGTTTATCTGGTATCCTCCCCACAGTCCCCTGCGAACGAGGGGAGACTGGACGTGAAAACTGAGACTGCGACTGAAAACTGA
- a CDS encoding arsenate reductase family protein, giving the protein MDKIYYLASCDTCRKIIKSLPKEHEFKFHDIKQDPITVEELEQMRELSGSYEALFSKKAVLYKSMDLKNKSLTEDDYKKYILEHYTFLSRPVFIINDKIYIGNTQQNMLQVTKALS; this is encoded by the coding sequence ATGGATAAAATATATTATCTCGCTTCCTGCGATACGTGTCGAAAAATTATAAAATCATTACCGAAAGAACATGAATTTAAGTTTCACGACATCAAACAAGATCCAATTACTGTGGAAGAGCTGGAACAAATGCGTGAGCTTTCTGGAAGTTATGAAGCGCTTTTCAGTAAAAAAGCAGTCCTTTATAAATCGATGGATTTAAAAAATAAATCCTTGACCGAAGATGATTACAAAAAATACATTCTGGAACATTATACGTTTTTGAGTCGTCCCGTTTTCATCATCAACGATAAAATCTACATTGGAAATACCCAGCAAAATATGCTTCAGGTAACGAAAGCTTTGAGTTAA
- a CDS encoding DinB family protein — MNQTFDITRTSRKILSQMLQNYTLEQLNKIPEGYNNNLIWNIAHVVVVQQMLTYKLSGLPMMISDEMVEKYKKGTKPEHIATQAEVDEILSLLSQTIDQTEADFSNEYFKNYSEYPTSTGFVLKSAADAMAFNYFHEGLHIGIIMSLRKFI, encoded by the coding sequence ATGAATCAAACATTCGATATTACCAGAACAAGTAGAAAAATCTTGTCCCAAATGTTGCAAAATTACACTTTGGAACAATTAAATAAAATACCGGAAGGATATAACAATAATCTCATCTGGAATATCGCCCACGTCGTTGTCGTGCAGCAAATGTTGACGTACAAATTATCGGGTTTGCCAATGATGATTTCGGACGAAATGGTAGAAAAATACAAAAAAGGAACCAAACCGGAACACATCGCTACTCAAGCCGAGGTAGATGAAATTCTATCGTTGCTTTCTCAAACAATCGACCAGACCGAAGCGGATTTCAGTAATGAATACTTCAAAAATTACAGTGAATATCCCACATCGACCGGTTTTGTTTTAAAAAGTGCTGCTGACGCTATGGCTTTTAACTATTTTCATGAAGGGCTACATATCGGGATTATAATGAGTCTTCGTAAGTTTATTTAG
- a CDS encoding DUF86 domain-containing protein codes for MTEKSKKYLSDVLMAITLIREFTADITDFNAYDKDRKTQSAVERQLVIIGEALNKLRLIENEFVIKNDNQIIGFRNHLVHAYDSIDNSIVWAILKRHLENLKIEIENLEY; via the coding sequence ATGACGGAAAAGAGCAAAAAGTATCTTTCTGATGTCTTGATGGCGATAACCTTAATTCGCGAATTTACTGCTGACATTACTGATTTCAATGCGTATGATAAAGACCGAAAAACTCAAAGTGCCGTTGAAAGACAGCTTGTAATTATTGGAGAAGCGCTCAATAAATTAAGATTGATTGAGAATGAATTTGTAATTAAAAATGACAATCAAATTATCGGTTTTCGTAATCATTTGGTTCATGCTTATGACAGTATTGATAATTCGATAGTTTGGGCTATTTTAAAGCGTCACTTAGAAAATTTAAAAATTGAAATCGAAAATTTAGAATACTAA
- a CDS encoding nucleotidyltransferase family protein: MKEAIQMKYAEFLTLCKSHNVKNIYAFGSAVTENFNDESSDIDLLIEIDTEDPIERGENLMNLWDKLEDFFQRKVDLLTNSSIKNPILRKNIDSTKILLYDGKEQKVSF; encoded by the coding sequence ATGAAAGAGGCAATACAAATGAAATATGCTGAGTTTTTAACCTTATGCAAAAGCCATAATGTTAAAAATATTTATGCTTTTGGCTCTGCTGTGACGGAAAATTTCAATGATGAATCCAGCGATATTGATTTATTAATCGAAATTGACACTGAAGACCCTATTGAGCGTGGCGAAAACCTAATGAATCTATGGGACAAACTGGAAGATTTTTTCCAAAGAAAAGTTGATTTATTGACCAATTCATCCATTAAAAATCCAATTCTCAGAAAAAATATAGACTCTACAAAAATTTTACTTTATGACGGAAAAGAGCAAAAAGTATCTTTCTGA
- a CDS encoding DUF4375 domain-containing protein: MEFGRIIISETAMISENPQDVINSNISVINLMREEKIDDDLIHEDALMSYYLDYYTSQYTEGNFAQFVYNSGWDKELNELLEEALALVGAEKHLELFQQQSKKIKLMSSVKLNKFLKGKLDGVNPTRDLLNNDTFFEIEENLVTLNADFLKSHPDFEALSVDDMFAVLEEFVGHEIKRE; encoded by the coding sequence ATGGAATTTGGTAGAATAATTATTTCAGAAACCGCGATGATTAGCGAAAACCCGCAAGATGTAATCAACTCTAATATTTCGGTGATTAACTTAATGCGCGAGGAAAAAATTGACGATGATTTGATTCACGAGGATGCCTTGATGAGTTATTATTTAGATTATTATACTTCTCAATATACGGAAGGCAATTTTGCGCAGTTTGTATATAATTCTGGTTGGGATAAAGAATTAAATGAATTATTAGAAGAAGCTTTGGCATTAGTTGGTGCAGAAAAGCATCTGGAATTGTTCCAACAGCAATCCAAAAAAATTAAATTAATGAGCAGCGTAAAGCTGAATAAGTTTTTGAAAGGAAAATTAGATGGCGTAAATCCAACGCGAGATTTGCTCAACAACGATACTTTTTTTGAAATTGAAGAAAATCTAGTTACCTTGAACGCTGATTTCTTAAAATCACATCCAGATTTCGAAGCTCTTTCCGTAGACGATATGTTTGCTGTCTTAGAAGAGTTTGTGGGGCATGAAATCAAAAGAGAATAG